A stretch of Triticum aestivum cultivar Chinese Spring chromosome 1D, IWGSC CS RefSeq v2.1, whole genome shotgun sequence DNA encodes these proteins:
- the LOC123169969 gene encoding uncharacterized protein codes for MMAPEPAVLPDDALAEVLRRLAPHVLAAARRVCKAWRDTVDACLRGSLLSRSVRGIFINFTQHSCFSEFFSRPSTGPAICGGLDFLPCMGVQVTGHCNGLLLCGERMNEDRALPREYVVNPATRRWARLPRRPPPHMPGFDQTAYLAFDPAVSTHYQVFLIPRLPAAGESDDDDDESEWPPASYVMHVFSSVTQRWDEKTFLREGEAAGIVGNMDSDLWYNRHRYHAVYWQSTLYIHCQHGYLARMSLSDLTYTVIKLPGACELRGYPNHHLGRSLGGVYCAIHDGWNQLQFWYLNESCGQIEWVLKHDTFLGKAFEREDYARQLAKRWILQDVNYRKWSSKYPEDAAYTRHANYKAPVEEKYDWNSDEDNVLDIEDDVQGGCRDNYYFLGFHPCKEVVFLISSGISARGLAYDWNNSKFQDLGTSCLADYDPFNGRPCGQTDSSFPYTPCWMGEFAGNELESLLEDEKLYRKKLEQKSQRKEKATFTFMDEYDLRKHRGHTKRVKDSNAKNRRRRRMAAW; via the exons ATGATGGCACCGGAGCCGGCCGTTCTACCCGACGACGCCCTCGCGGAGGTCCTCCGGCGCCTCGCGCCGCACGTCCTGGCCGCGGCCCGGCGAGTCTGCAAGGCGTGGCGCGACACCGTCGACGCCTGCCTGCGCGGCAGCCTGCTCTCGCGCTCGGTGCGCGGCATCTTCATCAACTTCACCCAGCATAGCTGCTTCTCCGAGTTCTTCTCCCGCCCCTCCACGGGCCCGGCGATCTGCGGGGGGCTCGACTTCCTGCCCTGCATGGGCGTCCAGGTCACGGGCCATTGCAACGGGCTCCTGCTCTGTGGCGAACGGATGAACGAGGACCGTGCGCTGCCGCGCGAGTACGTCGTCAATCCGGCGACGCGTCGGTGGGCACGTCTGccccgacgccctccgccgcaCATGCCGGGATTCGACCAGACCGCCTACCTCGCGTTCGATCCCGCAGTGTCGACGCACTACCAGGTCTTTCTGATCCCACGCCTGCCAGCGGCCGGCGaatcggacgacgacgacgacgagtcgGAGTGGCCTCCCGCGTCATACGTGATGCATGTGTTCTCTTCGGTGACACAACGATGGGACGAGAAGACCTTCCTTCGGGAAGGGGAGGCTGCAGGGATCGTCGGCAACATGGATTCAGATTTGTGGTATAATCGGCATCGTTATCATGCCGTCTACTGGCAAAGCACGCTCTACATTCATTGCCAGCATGGCTATCTTGCGAG GATGTCCTTATCAGATCTCACGTATACAGTAATCAAGCTACCAGGTGCCTGTGAATTGAGAGGTTATCCCAACCACCATCTGGGGAGATCACTTGGAGGGGTGTATTGTGCGATACATGATGGCTGGAATCAACTTCAGTTTTGGTATCTCAATGAATCGTGCGGTCAAATTGAATGGGTGTTAAAACATGATACCTTTCTTGGAAAGGCCTTTGAACGTGAGGACTATGCTCGACAACTGGCCAAACGATGGATCTTGCAGGATGTTAACTACCGCAAGTGGTCCTCCAAATACCCTGAGGACGCTGCTTACACAAGACATGCAAATTACAAAGCGCCGGTGGAAGAGAAATATGATTGGAACTCCGACGAGGATAACGTTCTTGACATTGAAGATGATGTTCAAGGGGGGTGCCGTGACAACTATTATTTCCTTGGGTTTCATCCTTGTAAAGAGGTTGTCTTCTTGATTTCATCAGGGATATCAGCCAGGGGACTGGCCTATGACTGGAACAACTCGAAATTCCAGGATTTGGGCACTTCATGTCTGGCAGACTACGATCCCTTCAACGGACGACCATGCGGACAGACGGACTCATCTTTCCCATACACGCCTTGTTGGATGGGCGAGTTTGCTGGTAACGAATTAGAATCTCTACTTGAAGATGAGAAACTATATAGAAAAAAGTTGGAACAGAAATCTCAACGTAAAGAGAAAGCCACCTTTACCTTTATGGACGAGTACGATTTGCGCAAGCATCGTGGGCACACCAAGAGAGTCAAGGACTCTAACGCCAAGAAT